The following proteins are co-located in the Lepisosteus oculatus isolate fLepOcu1 chromosome 9, fLepOcu1.hap2, whole genome shotgun sequence genome:
- the firrm gene encoding FIGNL1-interacting regulator of recombination and mitosis, with protein MSQVTLLEEITQWSVEICQQELRSVLPKLLSIYHHTADWDEYIRVLKILTQMFLPHLSLTELEGEFFSKVLPKVVKMFNDLTEEISNQVGELSSQNIELRVLLRNILQIMVQVLEALSGCVRHICSFEENLASFDSIRSLPSCILKILKNTFQHCKESETAYQGRLSLVADLLQALFKEAYSLQKGFMELLDRISLGNSATEEEVSDMVTVIHSLLDICSVISNLDLAMHANTWKFIVKQSVKYQVLLEDQLRHSDIVSSLCDDVLASFHSCMELAEQMKQSGVQESSQSAECKFFQKTAKICRFFANTLVHYIKEFQPFLSKSCGQFHRLYLQIYSKFPPSLSSPVISERHCNEISNVLVPMDPFITQLLPFRPFAEAVLAEEQQSCPELCLPQCLLLVNILGKLPSLPEDVLDLWCQGSQFPEETPRLSVFQALFLSFQRCSLERAIPILLPGVMMNGQAQSKVTLYQHVCIQLSACIASLPSAHFSQLEHSLLGALLSSDVQTALLATDVWCFLARFGTAELCQHHGMIIAHLIKSCPGDCYQLSHLALLLRRMIFLMTPNHQVQFISKFSPKEAENLTLWQHVLLKALSLDVRKQVEEDIMKSATAVCASWMEEGCKLGQLEKVNTALSAMLSVRQGSGQVLESEAEQSVSRLVTQLWPRISVKQVLTQPALQCTLRQLLCLSATAVQCIDHQVICQALTCLTSLLPLKCPDDIVLAALDLLASLGRLFIPPEIQSQVLPKLSSLFSSLLAEGSWLLHQCTLEAFAQFAEVTNHEHVIPESLASEETKNKVVKFLSKAVHLEENKEERLERLKSERCVIERHRHRLETGAVEVTGDAEPCPKRPRQETCEEEQYEMVLQTAENALKTLQSLTEQTPPPQWVAARLQSLQTQITHINQVKLKGT; from the exons ATGTCTCAGGTTACATTGCTTGAGGAGATCACCCAGTGGAGTGTGGAGATCTGTCAGCAGGAGCTCAGATCTGTCTTGCCTAAGCTTCTC TCCATATATCATCACACTGCCGACTGGGATGAATATATCA gaGTCTTGAAAATTCTCACCCAAATGTTTTTACCTCATCTGAGCCTTACAGAACTGGAGGGAGAGTTTTTCTCAAAGGTTCTACCCAAg GTTGTGAAGATGTTTAATGACTTGACGGAGGAGATTTCTAACCAAGTAGGAGAGCTGTCCAGTCAAAATATTGAGCTGCGCGTGTTGCTGAGAAATATTTTGCAG ATCATGGTACAGGTATTGGAAGCCTTATCTGGGTGTGTGCGTCACATCTGTTCCTTTGAGGAGAATCTTGCTTCCTTCGACAGTATTCGCTCATTACCTTCCTGCATTCTGAAAATCTTAAAGAACACTTTCCAGCACTGTAAG GAGAGTGAGACTGCATACCAGGGGCGCTTGTCACTGGTGGCTGACCTACTACAGGCCCTCTTTAAGGAGGCCTACTCCCTTCAGAAGGGATTCATGGAGCTGCTGGATAGAATTTCCCTAGGGAACTCGGCCACTGAGGAGGAGGTCTCAGACATGGTGACAG TGATTCACAGTCTCTTGGATATATGCTCAGTAATTTCTAACTTGGACCTTGCAATGCATGCTAACACCTGGAAGTTTATTGTCAA ACAAAGTGTCAAGTATCAGGTGCTGTTGGAAGACCAGCTGAGACACAGTGACATTGTGTCCAGTTTGTGTGACGATGTTCTTGCCTCTTTTCACTCCTGCATGGAGCTTGCTGAGCAGATGAAGCAGTCAGGAGTGCAG GAATCTTCACAAAGTGCAGAGTGCAAGTTCTTCCAGAAAACAGCGAAAATTTGTCGTTTTTTTGCCAACACATTAGTGCATTATATAAAG gaattccagccttttttgtcGAAATCTTGTGGTCAGTTCCACCGCCTTTATCTTCAGATATACAG CAAGTTTCCTCCCAGCCTGTCATCTCCAGTGATATCTGAAAGGCACTGCAATGAGATCAGCAATGTCCTGGTGCCAATGGACCCTTTTATCACACAGCTGCTTCCCTTCAGACCTTTTGCTGAAGCTGTTCTGGCAGAAGAGCAGC aatccTGTCCAGAGCTGTGTCTCCCACAGTGCCTCTTACTTGTGAACATTTTAGGGAAACTGCCATCTCTGCCAGAGGATGTGCTTGATCTCTGGTGCCAAGGAAGCCAGTTTCCAGAGGAAACGCCTAG GCTGTCTGTGTTCCAGGCCTTGTTCCTCAGTTTCCAGCGGTGTTCCTTGGAACGAGCCATACCTATTCTCTTGCCTGGGGTGATGATGAATGGGCAGGCACAGAGCAAAGTCACTCTGTACCAACATGTCTGCATCCAGCTTTCTGCCTGCATCGCTTCTCTTCCATCTGCACATTTCTCACAGCTG GAGCACTCTCTGTTAGGGGCTCTACTCAGTTCGGATGTCCAGACAGCTTTGCTTGCCACAGATGTCTGGTGCTTTCTGGCGCG CTTTGGGACAGCAGAACTCTGTCAGCATCATGGGATGATCATAGCTCATCTG ATTAAGTCTTGTCCAGGGGACTGTTACCAGCTTTCACACCTGGCCTTGTTGCTGAGACGAATGATATTCCTCATGACGCCGAACCATCAG GTTCAGTTCATCTCCAAGTTCTCCCCCAAGGAGGCTGAGAATTTGACCCTTTGGCAGCATGTTCTACTGAAAGCCTTGTCGCTGGATGTAAGAAAGCAGGTTGAAGAGGATATCATGAAGTCCGCTACAGCTGTGTGCGCCAGCTGGATGGAGGAGGGCTGCAAGCTGGGCCAGCTGGAGAAAGTG aataCGGCACTTTCTGCTATGCTGTCAGTTCGTCAAGGGTCAGGTCAGGTGTTGGAATCCGAGGCTGAGCAGAGTGTCTCCAGACTGGTCACACAGCTTTGGCCACGCATATCAGTCAAACAG GTACTAACACAGCCTGCTCTTCAGTGTACTCTGCGCCAGCTCCTCTGTTTGTCTGCTACCGCAGTGCAGTGTATAGATCACCAAGTTATATGCCAG GCACTAACTTGTTTAACGTCACTCCTGCCTCTCAAATGCCCTGATGACATTGTTTTGGCGGCACTGGATCTTTTGGCATCCTTGGGGAGATTATTTATACCTCCAGAaattcag AGCCAGGTCCTGCCCAAACTCTCCAGTCTCTTCTCATCCCTGCTGGCTGAGGGATCCTGGCTTCTCCACCAGTGCACACTGGAGGCGTTTGCTCAGTTTGCAGAG gttACCAATCATGAACACGTAATCCCTGAAAGTTTGGCATcggaagaaacaaaaaataaagtcgTAAAGTTCCTCAGCAAG GCTGTTCATCTGGAGGAAAATAAGGAGGAACGGCTTGAGAGACTGAAATCGGAAAGATGTGTTATTGAGAGGCATAGACACAGACTTGAAACGGGGGCAGTGGAAGTAACTGGTGATGCAGAG CCCTGTCCCAAGCGACCTCGACAGGAGACCTGTGAAGAGGAGCAGTACGAAATGGTTCTCCAGACCGCAGAAAATGCACTGAAAACTCTTCAGTCCCTAACAGAACAAACCCCACCACCACAATGGGTAGCAGCCAGGCTACAGAGCCTGCAGACGCAGATAACACACATCAACCAGGTCAAGCTGAAAGGAACATAG